The genomic window TATTTCCCTGCCAGGTTTCAGATTAAACATTGCCATAATCTCTTCTCCAGAAATGGGCGGTTGAAAGTTTCTCACCTGATCTTTTTCCTCTACTTCTTTAATTTTAACGGCAACATATTCGAAATTCCTCTTGAACTTCTCTTGTTTTTTAGAGTTTTTTGTAGTGATATCGGCTTTACAAAGTGTAAACAAATCTTCCAGGTTTTCTCCTGCATCAAACAATAATCTTCTCAGTGCAGAATCTGAAGCATCATCCGTAATCAAAGCGATAGGACGGGATGAAAGCTTTACCATCTTCTGAACATATTTCATATCAGCTCCTAACGGTAATTTCAATCTCTGGAACAAGATTTTCACCATTTTTGAGCCTAAAAACTCATGCCCGTGGAAAGTCCAGCCTGTCCCTTCAACGAATTTTTTTGTAGGTGCCTTTCCGATATCATGAAGCAGTGCCGACCAGCGAAGCCATAAATTATCCGTATTTTCCGAGATATTGTCAACAACTTCTAACGTATGATAAAAGTTGTCCTTATGCGTCTGCCCTTCCACTTCCTCTACGCCTTTCAAATCGATTAATTCAGGAATAATCAGCTTCATTAAACCTGTTTGTTCCATGAGCTTCAAGCCGATTGACGGTTTTTGAGAAAGCATGATTTTATTAAATTCAACCATGATTCTTTCCATAGAAACGATCTTGATTCTTTCTGCTTCCTGTTTTATGGCTTCCAGAGATTTCTCTTCAATCTGAAACTGTAATGTGGATGCAAAACGAATCGCCCTCATCATTCTCAGCGGATCATCAGAATACGTTTGAGCCGGTTCTAAAGGTGTTCTTAAAACTCCTTTTTCAAGATCATCAATTCCGTTAAAAGGATCAATTAATGCTCCGAAATTATCTTTATTGAGAGAGATTGCCATCGCATTTACCGTAAAATCTCTTCTCTTCTGATCGTCTTCAATGGTTCCGCCTTCTACTTCAGGTTTACGGCTGTCTTCGGAATAGCTTTCTTTTCTTGCTCCTACAAATTCCAGTTCAAGATCCTTATATTTGATCATCGCCGTTCCATAGGTTTTAAAAACGGAAACTTTCATCTTGGGATCGATCTCTTCTCCTACTTTTTGAGCCAGTTCAATTCCGCTTTGTTCAGTCA from Chryseobacterium camelliae includes these protein-coding regions:
- a CDS encoding CCA tRNA nucleotidyltransferase, producing the protein MTINLNQNKNLKLFKLISEVAHGNNQSVYIVGGYVRDLLMKRKASTDIDFVTEQSGIELAQKVGEEIDPKMKVSVFKTYGTAMIKYKDLELEFVGARKESYSEDSRKPEVEGGTIEDDQKRRDFTVNAMAISLNKDNFGALIDPFNGIDDLEKGVLRTPLEPAQTYSDDPLRMMRAIRFASTLQFQIEEKSLEAIKQEAERIKIVSMERIMVEFNKIMLSQKPSIGLKLMEQTGLMKLIIPELIDLKGVEEVEGQTHKDNFYHTLEVVDNISENTDNLWLRWSALLHDIGKAPTKKFVEGTGWTFHGHEFLGSKMVKILFQRLKLPLGADMKYVQKMVKLSSRPIALITDDASDSALRRLLFDAGENLEDLFTLCKADITTKNSKKQEKFKRNFEYVAVKIKEVEEKDQVRNFQPPISGEEIMAMFNLKPGREIGILKEKVKEAILEGEIGNDSEEARNFVIAEAEKLGLTLA